A part of Gossypium hirsutum isolate 1008001.06 chromosome A07, Gossypium_hirsutum_v2.1, whole genome shotgun sequence genomic DNA contains:
- the LOC107926418 gene encoding fatty-acid-binding protein 1 isoform X2, whose product MATSSENTIAKAAQEVTNDEKETNGTEEVAVEPKTGVSFPVKLDDGKQLNCVGLRKKSMLGFGIKVYSYGMYADNEKLKDLLKSKIGKAPEKPTKELYQMVIDSDVEIVVRLAIVYSSLTISMVRKNFGEGLGASIKKLNGGKKNDELDNKVMGQASDDIKLTSGSLIEISRLPGFVLETKGECLKVKLGMIMQ is encoded by the exons ATGGCGACCAGTTCTGAGAATACAATTGCCAAAGCTGCTCAAGAAGTAACCAATGATGAAAAGGAAACAAATGGAACTGAGGAAGTTGCAGTTGAACCAAAAACTGGGGTTTCTTTTCCTGTTAAATTGGATGATGGGAAACAGCTCAATTGTGTTGGTCTTAGGAAGAAATCCATGCTAGGATTCGGCATCAAAGTTTATAGCTATG gaatGTACGCTGATAATGAGAAGCTGAAAGATTTGTTGAAGTCAAAGATTGGGAAAGCCCCAGAAAAACCCACAAAAGAGCTCTATCAAATGGTGATCGACAGTGATGTGGAAATTGTGGTAAGGTTGGCGATTGTGTATTCAAGCCTCACCATTAGCATGGTGAGAAAGAACTTTGGGGAAGGTCTGGGAGCATCCATCAAGAAACTGAATGGTGGGAAGAAGAATGATGAGTTAGACAACAA GGTCATGGGACAAGCATCAGATGATATTAAGCTTACATCGGGTTCTCTTATCGAGATTTCTCGACTTCCAGGCTTTGTTCTTGAAACGAAAGGTGAGTGTTTGAAAGTGAAATTAGGGATGATAATGCAGTGA